From Methylomonas sp. EFPC3, a single genomic window includes:
- the nirB gene encoding nitrite reductase large subunit NirB, with product MSNKQTLVVIGNGMVGQHFLSSLAGSAALANYRVVTFCEEPRPAYDRVHLSEYFAGKTAADLSLVESGFFAEHGIEIHLGDKAVEIDRAAKQVTSAKGLTIAYDKLVLATGSYPFVPPVPGHERPQCLVYRTIEDLEAIQAAAAQSKVGAVVGGGLLGLEAAKALKDLGLETHVVEFAPRLMAVQLDEGGGAMLKHKIEALGVNVHLNKNTTLIDDGMQCRHKMNFADGQVLETDIVLFSAGIRPRDEIARQCGLEVGPRGGIVIDNQCRTSDPDIYAIGECALWNGQIFGLVAPGYTMARTVVAALNDDAASFTGADMSTKLKLMGVDVASIGDAHARTPGALVYTYQNGSDEIYKRLVVSQDQKHLLGAVLVGDAAGYGTLLQYCLNGIELPENPDSLILPQRSDQSVGLGPDALPASAQICSCHDVSKGQVCGAIEAGCLTLGDLKAQTKAATGCGGCSALLKSVLDCELGKMGVAVSTDLCEHFAYTRQDLYNLIMVGQIKTFDELLDKHGKGLGCEVCKQAVGSILASYWNDYILEKPHIGLQDTNDTFLANMQKDGTYSVVPRIAGGEITPDMLIVLGQVGKKYNLYTKITGGQRVDFFGARLEQLPAIWQELTDAGFESGHAYGKSLRTVKSCVGSTWCRYGVDDSVGLAIELENRYKGLRAPHKIKFAVSGCTRECAEAQGKDIGVIATENGWNLYVCGNGGMKPRHADLFATNLDKETLIKYIDRVLIFYVRTAARLQRTSVWMENMEGGLDYLKSVVIDDKLGIGGDLEQQMQRVIDTYQCEWKTTLQDEQRLKRFRHFVNSDQADDNVVFVEERGQIRPANDFERKHFKLVEEAA from the coding sequence ATGAGTAACAAACAAACCCTGGTTGTGATTGGCAACGGCATGGTTGGCCAGCATTTTTTGAGTAGTTTGGCGGGCAGTGCGGCGCTTGCAAACTACCGGGTAGTCACGTTCTGTGAAGAACCGCGTCCTGCATACGACCGCGTGCACTTGTCGGAATATTTTGCCGGCAAAACCGCGGCAGACCTGTCTCTGGTCGAGTCCGGTTTTTTTGCCGAGCACGGCATCGAAATTCATTTGGGGGACAAAGCCGTCGAGATCGATCGCGCCGCCAAGCAAGTCACCTCGGCGAAAGGCTTGACGATAGCGTACGACAAGTTGGTATTGGCGACCGGCTCCTACCCGTTTGTGCCGCCGGTGCCTGGCCACGAGCGGCCGCAGTGCCTGGTATACCGTACCATAGAAGACCTTGAGGCGATTCAAGCCGCCGCAGCGCAGTCTAAAGTGGGCGCCGTCGTTGGTGGCGGGTTGTTGGGTTTGGAAGCGGCAAAAGCGCTGAAGGATTTAGGTCTGGAAACCCACGTCGTCGAATTTGCCCCGCGCTTGATGGCGGTGCAATTGGACGAAGGCGGCGGCGCGATGCTGAAACACAAAATCGAAGCCCTGGGCGTCAACGTTCATTTGAACAAAAACACCACCTTGATCGACGACGGCATGCAGTGCCGGCACAAAATGAATTTTGCCGACGGTCAAGTGCTGGAAACCGACATCGTATTGTTCTCGGCCGGGATTCGGCCGCGCGACGAAATTGCCCGCCAATGCGGGCTGGAAGTCGGCCCCCGCGGCGGCATCGTCATCGACAATCAATGCCGAACCTCCGATCCGGACATTTACGCGATCGGCGAATGCGCACTGTGGAACGGCCAGATTTTCGGTCTGGTCGCGCCGGGTTATACCATGGCCAGAACTGTCGTCGCCGCATTAAACGACGACGCGGCCAGCTTTACCGGCGCCGACATGAGCACCAAACTGAAGCTGATGGGCGTCGATGTTGCCAGCATCGGCGACGCTCACGCCAGAACGCCGGGAGCATTGGTTTACACCTACCAGAACGGTTCGGACGAAATCTACAAACGCTTGGTGGTCAGCCAGGATCAAAAACACCTGCTCGGTGCAGTGTTGGTCGGCGATGCCGCCGGCTACGGCACCTTGTTGCAATACTGTCTGAACGGTATCGAGTTGCCGGAAAATCCGGATTCGTTGATTTTGCCGCAGCGCTCCGACCAATCGGTGGGACTGGGGCCCGACGCGCTGCCGGCGTCGGCACAAATCTGCTCTTGCCACGACGTCAGCAAAGGCCAGGTCTGCGGCGCGATCGAAGCCGGTTGTCTGACGTTGGGCGATTTAAAAGCGCAGACCAAGGCCGCCACCGGTTGCGGCGGTTGTTCGGCGCTGTTGAAGTCGGTATTGGACTGCGAATTAGGCAAGATGGGCGTCGCGGTTAGCACCGACCTGTGCGAACACTTTGCCTACACCCGCCAGGATTTGTACAACCTGATCATGGTCGGCCAGATCAAGACCTTCGACGAATTGCTGGACAAACACGGCAAGGGCTTGGGCTGCGAGGTTTGTAAGCAAGCCGTCGGCTCGATTCTGGCCTCTTACTGGAACGACTACATCCTGGAAAAACCGCATATCGGCCTGCAGGATACCAATGACACCTTCCTGGCCAATATGCAGAAAGACGGCACTTATTCGGTGGTGCCGCGGATCGCCGGCGGCGAAATCACGCCGGATATGTTGATCGTGCTGGGACAGGTCGGCAAAAAATACAATTTGTACACCAAAATCACCGGCGGCCAGCGCGTCGACTTTTTCGGTGCCCGGCTGGAGCAATTGCCGGCGATCTGGCAGGAACTGACCGATGCCGGCTTCGAATCCGGCCACGCCTATGGCAAGTCGCTGCGCACGGTCAAGTCCTGCGTCGGCAGTACTTGGTGCCGCTACGGTGTCGACGACAGCGTGGGTTTGGCGATCGAACTGGAAAATCGCTACAAGGGTTTACGGGCGCCGCACAAAATCAAATTCGCCGTGTCGGGTTGCACCCGGGAGTGCGCAGAGGCCCAGGGCAAGGATATCGGCGTCATCGCCACCGAGAACGGCTGGAATCTGTACGTTTGCGGCAACGGCGGTATGAAACCGCGCCACGCCGATTTGTTCGCCACCAATCTGGACAAGGAAACTCTGATCAAATACATCGACCGGGTTTTGATCTTTTATGTGCGTACCGCGGCCCGGCTGCAACGCACTTCGGTCTGGATGGAAAACATGGAAGGCGGCCTGGACTATTTGAAGTCGGTGGTGATCGACGACAAGCTCGGGATTGGCGGCGATCTGGAGCAGCAGATGCAGCGTGTCATCGACACCTATCAATGCGAGTGGAAAACCACCTTGCAGGACGAACAACGCCTGAAACGGTTCCGCCATTTCGTCAACAGCGACCAAGCCGACGACAACGTGGTGTTTGTCGAGGAGCGCGGCCAGATTCGGCCGGCCAACGATTTCGAGCGCAAACATTTTAAACTGGTTGAGGAGGCCGCCTAA
- a CDS encoding MFS transporter: MSFTPFKLLSMQGKAKVLHMSWIAFFISFVIWFNHASLLVLIQQDVGISETEAEILLLLNVALTIPARVITGMLVDRFGAKISYSVLLAVCSIPCFMFASAENFAELAWSRFLLGFIGAGFVVGVRIIGDWFPASQVGTAEGIYAGWGNFGSAFAAIFLPGLAFYFGADHGWRTAIALTGGIALVYSVIYYFSVENFPPEIAALKTRRSATMEVTSIRDLFLYMLSLAPLYTTMSLLAWKLSTPEIAVISPGYTLILHSVVWLLFLIHCYQLVNNNADRLSQPIASIHHYRYKQVFILAIAYLVTFGSKLAVLSMLPIFFYKTFNQTQGLGMLDAGLLASSFVVTNVIARPAGGWLSDKIGRKLSLTLFSAGLAGGYLLMAFISPQWSIAVTVVVTLVCSIFMQAAEGAIFAFVPLVKRAITGEVAGIVGAYGNAGAIVFLILLTFVSATAFFLILSACCLLLLGLIYYLEEPKNYITEIMPDGSLLKIALD; encoded by the coding sequence ATGTCATTTACCCCGTTTAAACTGCTGAGTATGCAGGGCAAAGCTAAAGTCCTGCATATGAGTTGGATAGCTTTCTTCATCAGCTTCGTCATCTGGTTCAACCACGCCTCGCTGTTGGTCTTGATTCAGCAAGATGTCGGGATCAGCGAGACTGAAGCCGAAATCCTGCTTTTGCTGAACGTGGCGTTGACTATTCCGGCGCGGGTCATCACCGGCATGCTGGTAGACCGGTTCGGCGCCAAAATCAGCTACAGCGTGTTATTGGCGGTATGTAGCATCCCCTGTTTCATGTTCGCTAGCGCCGAGAATTTCGCCGAATTGGCTTGGTCGCGTTTCCTGCTTGGTTTCATCGGCGCCGGTTTTGTGGTTGGGGTGCGGATCATCGGCGACTGGTTCCCGGCCAGCCAGGTCGGTACCGCAGAAGGAATTTACGCCGGCTGGGGTAATTTTGGCTCGGCGTTCGCCGCGATCTTCCTGCCCGGACTGGCATTTTACTTCGGCGCCGACCACGGCTGGCGCACGGCGATTGCTTTAACCGGCGGCATCGCCCTGGTCTATTCGGTTATTTACTACTTTAGCGTCGAAAACTTCCCGCCCGAAATCGCAGCCTTGAAAACCCGGCGCTCGGCAACAATGGAAGTCACCAGCATTCGCGATTTGTTTTTGTACATGTTAAGTCTGGCGCCGCTGTACACCACAATGTCGCTGCTGGCCTGGAAGCTATCGACGCCGGAAATCGCCGTCATCAGCCCCGGTTACACCTTGATTTTACATAGCGTGGTTTGGCTGCTGTTCCTGATTCACTGCTACCAATTGGTCAACAACAACGCCGACCGTCTTAGCCAGCCGATCGCCAGTATCCACCATTACCGCTACAAACAGGTCTTCATTCTAGCCATTGCCTATTTGGTGACCTTCGGTTCCAAGCTGGCGGTACTGTCGATGCTGCCGATATTTTTTTACAAAACCTTCAACCAAACCCAAGGCCTGGGCATGCTGGATGCCGGCCTGCTGGCTTCCAGTTTCGTCGTGACCAACGTGATTGCCCGCCCCGCAGGCGGCTGGCTTAGCGACAAGATCGGCCGTAAATTATCGTTAACGCTATTTTCAGCCGGCTTGGCCGGCGGCTACCTCCTGATGGCCTTCATTTCGCCGCAATGGTCGATTGCCGTTACCGTGGTCGTCACCTTGGTGTGTTCGATCTTCATGCAAGCGGCCGAAGGCGCAATTTTTGCCTTTGTGCCCTTGGTCAAACGCGCGATCACCGGTGAGGTGGCGGGCATCGTCGGCGCTTACGGCAATGCCGGCGCCATCGTGTTCTTGATTTTGCTGACCTTCGTCTCGGCGACCGCCTTCTTCCTGATTCTTAGCGCTTGCTGCCTGTTACTACTCGGTCTGATCTACTACCTGGAAGAACCGAAAAACTACATTACCGAAATCATGCCTGACGGCTCGTTGCTGAAAATCGCATTGGATTAA
- a CDS encoding ANTAR domain-containing protein, producing MAGLNVLVVDEFDSERLLEAALRQHGCEVVTLRLKELNMLQIVQTLHPDVVVLNLYTPTDEVLQTIVEINQSFSLPVVMFAEDQQTDTINKVIKAGVSAYIVDGLEPKRIKAIVDIAIARFKEQHALKEELKKTKTQLEDRKLLDRAKAILIKSQGYTEDQAYHALRKLAMDRNMPIGEMAKNVISMAELFGK from the coding sequence ATGGCCGGATTGAACGTTTTAGTCGTCGACGAATTCGATAGCGAGCGCCTGCTGGAAGCGGCGTTACGCCAACACGGCTGCGAGGTGGTCACGCTCCGGCTGAAAGAGCTGAACATGCTGCAGATCGTGCAAACCTTGCATCCCGACGTGGTGGTATTAAACCTGTATACCCCAACCGATGAGGTCCTGCAGACCATCGTCGAAATCAACCAGAGTTTTTCGTTACCGGTGGTGATGTTCGCCGAAGACCAGCAAACCGACACCATCAACAAAGTCATCAAAGCCGGCGTCAGCGCCTACATCGTCGATGGCCTGGAGCCGAAACGGATCAAGGCCATCGTCGATATCGCCATCGCCCGCTTCAAGGAGCAGCATGCCTTGAAAGAAGAACTGAAAAAAACCAAAACCCAGCTCGAAGACCGCAAATTGCTGGACCGGGCCAAAGCCATTTTGATCAAATCGCAAGGCTATACCGAAGACCAGGCCTACCACGCCCTGCGCAAGCTGGCGATGGACCGCAACATGCCGATCGGCGAAATGGCCAAGAATGTGATTTCGATGGCTGAGTTGTTTGGTAAATAG
- a CDS encoding class I SAM-dependent methyltransferase, whose amino-acid sequence MPHRWCNSAKIRREQIESGSDLTFNEVFRPLIINRIRSLSPKNVLEVGAGTGHLSKELFNLGLTITAIEPSLGMYEVARDVLSYTDVRLINCTSFELEKDKTYDIAFSHLVAHVVDDLTGFFKSVGQHLECNGHFIFTIPHPCFYNEYKNFFGDEYNYMTPMTKNVSFTITKDSKNLISDVPYHHHPLSEYFNKLVASGFAIDGFDEIYPDDDIQAKYGARWESPRYCVFTCKKL is encoded by the coding sequence ATGCCTCATAGATGGTGCAACTCTGCGAAGATACGTAGAGAGCAAATAGAGTCCGGTTCAGACTTGACGTTTAATGAGGTTTTTCGGCCTCTTATTATTAATCGTATTAGAAGCTTATCTCCGAAAAATGTTCTTGAGGTTGGTGCAGGTACGGGTCACCTTTCCAAGGAACTATTTAACTTAGGGCTGACCATAACTGCTATCGAGCCATCTTTAGGTATGTACGAAGTAGCACGGGACGTGTTGTCCTATACAGATGTTAGGTTGATTAATTGCACTTCATTCGAATTGGAAAAAGATAAGACATACGATATTGCTTTTTCACACCTAGTCGCTCACGTCGTAGATGACTTAACAGGCTTCTTTAAGTCGGTTGGCCAACATTTAGAGTGCAACGGCCACTTTATTTTTACTATTCCACACCCTTGCTTTTATAACGAATACAAGAATTTCTTTGGGGATGAGTACAACTATATGACGCCAATGACAAAAAATGTGTCATTCACTATTACCAAAGACTCAAAAAACCTCATCAGTGACGTTCCCTATCATCACCACCCTTTGTCTGAATATTTCAATAAGCTGGTGGCGTCAGGATTTGCAATTGACGGATTTGATGAAATTTATCCTGATGATGATATACAAGCTAAATATGGCGCTAGGTGGGAATCTCCCCGTTACTGCGTTTTTACCTGTAAAAAGCTTTAG
- a CDS encoding 5'-nucleotidase has translation MPIDLSESLVIGISATALFDLSEADRIFREKIDHDPDTAMEEYRSYMLQNESTALSDGTGMPLVKALLNLNKYKKDGEPPIVEVVVMSRNSPETGFRVLREIRNRGLKISRLAFTAGESNVDYLESFYVDLFLTTSEADAQRVIDSGVCAAAIVKAPPTTDEHLPDDQEQVRFAFDADAVIFSEASEIVNQTKGLSAFHENEDLEQDTPLPEGPHAKLLKKLSKMKERLPGRKEYSPVKLAIITARNSPAEMRVVKTLREWDVYVDMAFFLGGLQKSRFLKSFKPHIFFDDQDSHLDPASSDIPCAKVLYPSNSPLKQIIAKKDG, from the coding sequence ATGCCCATAGACTTATCTGAATCATTGGTGATTGGAATTTCTGCTACAGCTCTATTTGATCTTTCTGAGGCCGATAGAATTTTTAGGGAGAAAATTGACCATGATCCAGATACGGCAATGGAAGAATATAGAAGCTACATGCTCCAAAATGAGTCGACCGCTCTTAGCGACGGCACAGGAATGCCGCTTGTAAAGGCTCTGTTAAATTTGAACAAGTACAAAAAAGATGGGGAGCCACCAATTGTTGAGGTAGTTGTGATGTCAAGGAATAGCCCGGAAACAGGTTTCAGGGTACTTCGAGAGATACGGAACAGAGGATTGAAAATATCTAGGTTGGCATTTACTGCTGGCGAATCAAATGTAGATTACTTAGAAAGTTTTTATGTGGATTTGTTTTTAACTACAAGCGAGGCAGATGCTCAGCGTGTTATTGATAGTGGAGTATGCGCTGCTGCCATTGTAAAAGCCCCACCTACAACAGATGAACATTTACCAGACGATCAAGAGCAAGTGAGATTTGCTTTTGACGCTGATGCTGTAATATTTAGTGAGGCAAGCGAGATTGTAAATCAGACAAAGGGATTGTCCGCATTTCATGAAAATGAAGATTTAGAACAAGATACTCCTTTACCAGAAGGGCCTCATGCCAAATTACTTAAAAAACTTTCAAAAATGAAGGAAAGGTTGCCAGGAAGAAAAGAGTATTCCCCAGTTAAGCTTGCAATTATTACTGCAAGAAACAGCCCTGCTGAAATGCGAGTCGTTAAAACCCTTAGAGAATGGGATGTTTACGTTGATATGGCATTCTTTCTTGGTGGATTGCAAAAAAGTAGATTTCTAAAGTCTTTTAAGCCACACATATTTTTTGATGATCAAGACTCGCACTTGGATCCAGCATCGTCGGATATACCTTGTGCCAAGGTGTTGTATCCGAGCAATTCCCCATTAAAACAAATAATTGCAAAAAAGGATGGCTAA
- the gpmI gene encoding 2,3-bisphosphoglycerate-independent phosphoglycerate mutase, giving the protein MKLAKSSRFSPCQGPVVTIVLDGVGISPRDDGDAVKAARTPMLDQLMANFPMTKLLAHGKAVGMPSDEDMGNSEVGHNAIGAGRVFAQGAKLVAESIASGHLWQGHAWHEVVAAAKQGGTLHFLGLFSDGNVHSHIDHLKAMIDRAKQEGVSKVRLHILLDGRDVGETSALDYVDPFEAYLDGLRGADFDVAIASGGGRMKITMDRYEADWSMVQRGWDIHVKGEGRQFASAHEAIETYRNELKVIDQDLPGFVIAKDGQPLGKIVDGDAVVFYNFRGDRAIEISRAFTEENFAPFQRGPLPKVTYAGMMQYDGDTKLPPRFLVEPPAIDRTMGEYLAKNGVSQYAISETQKYGHVTYFWNGNRSGKFDDALETYVEILSDVVPFEQRPWMKCAEITDALIEAIQGGQYKYLRVNYANGDMVGHTGNFEAAVTAMQGLDLQLARLIPVILQAGGVALITADHGNADEMYELDKKGNVTRDAEGRTKAKTSHTLNPVPFVLVSGEADPAYKLRDDLAAPGLSNIAATVLNLLGYEAPEDYDPSLITPV; this is encoded by the coding sequence ATGAAACTAGCAAAATCTTCCCGCTTCTCCCCTTGCCAAGGCCCGGTCGTTACGATCGTTCTGGACGGCGTCGGCATTTCGCCCCGCGACGACGGCGATGCCGTCAAAGCCGCGCGGACGCCGATGCTGGACCAACTGATGGCCAACTTTCCGATGACCAAATTGCTGGCGCACGGCAAGGCTGTCGGCATGCCCAGCGACGAGGACATGGGCAATAGCGAGGTCGGCCATAATGCCATCGGCGCCGGCCGGGTGTTCGCCCAAGGCGCCAAACTGGTGGCCGAGTCGATCGCCAGCGGCCACCTGTGGCAAGGCCACGCCTGGCACGAAGTGGTTGCCGCCGCCAAGCAAGGCGGCACCCTGCACTTTTTGGGCTTGTTTTCCGACGGCAACGTACACTCGCATATCGACCATCTGAAAGCGATGATCGATCGCGCCAAACAGGAAGGCGTGTCTAAAGTGCGGCTGCACATTCTGCTCGACGGCCGCGACGTCGGCGAAACCTCTGCGCTGGATTACGTCGATCCGTTCGAAGCTTACCTTGACGGCTTGCGCGGCGCCGATTTCGACGTGGCCATCGCCTCCGGCGGCGGCCGCATGAAAATCACGATGGACCGCTACGAAGCCGACTGGAGCATGGTGCAACGCGGCTGGGACATCCACGTCAAAGGCGAAGGCCGCCAGTTTGCCAGCGCCCATGAAGCGATCGAAACCTATCGCAACGAACTGAAAGTCATCGACCAGGACTTGCCGGGTTTCGTGATTGCCAAAGACGGCCAGCCGCTGGGCAAAATCGTCGACGGTGATGCCGTGGTGTTTTATAACTTCCGCGGCGACCGCGCCATCGAGATTTCCCGCGCCTTCACCGAAGAAAACTTCGCGCCGTTCCAGCGCGGCCCGCTGCCGAAAGTGACCTATGCCGGCATGATGCAATACGACGGCGACACCAAATTGCCGCCGCGCTTTTTGGTCGAGCCGCCGGCCATCGATAGAACCATGGGCGAATACCTGGCCAAAAACGGCGTGTCTCAATACGCGATCAGCGAGACGCAAAAATACGGCCACGTCACCTATTTCTGGAACGGCAACCGCTCCGGCAAGTTCGACGATGCGCTGGAAACTTACGTCGAAATCCTCAGCGACGTAGTGCCGTTCGAGCAACGTCCCTGGATGAAATGTGCGGAGATTACCGATGCGCTGATCGAAGCCATTCAAGGCGGCCAGTACAAATACCTGCGCGTCAATTATGCCAACGGCGACATGGTCGGCCACACCGGCAACTTCGAAGCAGCGGTGACCGCGATGCAAGGCCTGGATCTGCAACTGGCGCGCTTGATTCCGGTAATTCTGCAGGCCGGCGGCGTAGCATTGATTACTGCCGACCATGGCAACGCCGACGAAATGTACGAACTGGACAAGAAAGGCAACGTCACCCGCGACGCCGAAGGCCGCACCAAGGCCAAAACTTCGCACACGCTGAACCCGGTACCGTTCGTACTGGTCTCCGGCGAAGCCGATCCGGCCTACAAGCTACGCGACGACTTGGCGGCGCCGGGCCTGTCCAATATCGCCGCGACGGTATTGAATCTGCTGGGCTACGAAGCCCCGGAAGATTACGATCCGAGTTTGATTACCCCGGTTTAA
- a CDS encoding HDOD domain-containing protein translates to MSEKSLTDMIDESIASGAGALPVFPRAVTELRQALQDENRSLDNIAKQLAMDASLASQILRVANSSFYAGLSSVNTVKDAVVRLGLPRIVQIATLVMQKGMFSARDSATEKYMAKLWQHSVAVALGAEWLAKRLSFHAIAEEAFMAGLFHDIGELLLLRCLDDLRAQDPKLNLPEDLQLELLIRQHEARGAWLLRSWNLPETYCNVAESHHRPVTEDTGTVELVVRVADMVAYKLGIASQPQPDLVVSSSEEAARLGLSEIALAELEIALEDSLALSA, encoded by the coding sequence ATGAGCGAAAAATCATTAACGGATATGATCGATGAATCCATCGCCAGCGGCGCCGGTGCGCTGCCGGTGTTCCCGCGCGCGGTAACGGAATTGCGGCAGGCCTTGCAAGACGAAAACCGTTCGCTGGATAACATCGCCAAACAACTGGCGATGGACGCCAGCTTGGCCAGCCAGATCCTGCGGGTAGCGAATTCGTCGTTTTATGCCGGCCTGAGTTCGGTAAACACCGTCAAAGACGCAGTCGTGCGTCTGGGCTTGCCGCGTATCGTCCAGATTGCCACCCTGGTAATGCAAAAGGGCATGTTCAGCGCGCGGGACTCTGCGACTGAAAAATACATGGCCAAGCTGTGGCAGCATAGCGTGGCGGTGGCGTTGGGCGCGGAATGGTTGGCGAAACGGCTGTCCTTCCATGCGATCGCCGAAGAGGCCTTCATGGCCGGCCTGTTTCACGACATCGGCGAATTGCTGCTATTGCGCTGCCTGGATGATTTGCGGGCTCAGGATCCCAAACTGAATTTGCCGGAGGATTTGCAGCTCGAATTGCTGATTCGCCAGCACGAAGCCAGAGGCGCCTGGCTGCTGCGGTCCTGGAATCTGCCCGAAACCTATTGTAACGTCGCCGAGTCCCATCATCGGCCGGTTACCGAGGATACCGGTACCGTCGAATTGGTGGTGCGGGTAGCCGACATGGTGGCGTACAAGCTGGGTATTGCCTCCCAACCCCAACCGGACTTGGTGGTCTCCAGCAGCGAAGAAGCGGCCCGGCTCGGTTTGTCCGAAATCGCACTGGCCGAGCTGGAAATTGCTTTGGAAGATTCGTTGGCCTTGTCGGCCTGA
- a CDS encoding GspE/PulE family protein gives MKSRDVSSADSGTQFIDSFLQLLVEQDVLDGAKLKYAQRVQGKLESPKPILVVLCDLGYVTHAQLVEVFRSHPLKVKLGLFLVEFGFISDSDLQLALAQQQQAGGGKRLGEILVERNLISEAKMLEVLADLMGISVIDLSLANVDQSLMTKQMLKSANKHCFLPIEKQVDGVLVAFGDPMDQTAIATARHVLGAEVIPAVGRYSQIMRFLLNYERNAREEKAAFGEQSAVASVNEIFEDAIRQAASDIHIEPLEHKLRVRFRIDGLMVHYRDFPVAMAQAMISRIKVMAGADIAEKRRHQDGRVLFEQVATHHVIDMRASFFSTINGEKIVLRLLNRKTELLDIHEVGMAPLMLERFLLDSLDVPTGVIIITGPTGSGKTTTLYSAVDYLNGPEVSIVSAEDPVEYVIDGVAQCSINPKINLTYEETLRHIVRQDPDIIVLGEIRDRFSADTAIQAALTGHKVLTTFHTEDSIGGLLRLLNMEIEAFLISSTVVSVVAQRLLRRVCKHCAEPFQPDPALLRRLNLTADDVIGAHFLLGKGCDKCRFTGYSGRVCVFELLSMNESVKDAILQRKTSYEIRRVSLETAGLVTLVEDGLVKAAAGITSLQEVIRNLPRFGKPRPLYELRRLLGSR, from the coding sequence ATGAAATCCCGCGACGTTAGCTCTGCCGATTCCGGCACTCAATTCATCGATTCCTTCCTCCAACTTTTAGTCGAGCAGGACGTGCTTGACGGCGCCAAATTGAAATATGCGCAACGCGTGCAGGGCAAGCTGGAATCGCCCAAGCCGATTCTGGTGGTGTTGTGCGATTTGGGTTACGTCACCCATGCGCAGTTGGTCGAGGTGTTCCGCAGTCATCCGTTAAAAGTCAAATTGGGCTTGTTTCTGGTCGAATTCGGTTTTATCAGCGATAGCGATTTGCAACTGGCTTTGGCCCAGCAACAGCAGGCAGGCGGAGGCAAACGCCTGGGCGAAATCCTGGTCGAGCGCAATCTGATTTCCGAAGCCAAGATGCTGGAAGTGTTGGCGGATTTGATGGGCATATCCGTGATCGACCTCAGCCTCGCCAACGTCGATCAGAGTCTGATGACCAAACAGATGCTGAAGTCGGCGAACAAGCACTGCTTTCTGCCGATCGAAAAACAAGTCGACGGCGTGTTGGTCGCGTTCGGCGACCCCATGGATCAAACCGCGATCGCAACGGCACGACACGTACTTGGTGCCGAGGTGATTCCGGCAGTGGGCCGTTATTCCCAGATCATGCGTTTTTTGCTGAATTACGAACGTAATGCCCGGGAGGAGAAAGCCGCCTTCGGAGAGCAGTCTGCCGTTGCCTCGGTCAATGAAATTTTCGAGGATGCAATCCGCCAAGCGGCCAGCGATATCCATATCGAGCCGTTGGAGCATAAGTTGCGCGTCCGTTTTCGGATCGACGGCCTGATGGTGCACTATCGGGATTTCCCGGTCGCAATGGCCCAGGCCATGATCAGCCGGATCAAGGTCATGGCCGGCGCCGATATCGCCGAAAAGCGCCGGCATCAGGACGGCCGGGTATTGTTCGAGCAGGTCGCCACCCATCATGTGATCGACATGCGGGCGTCGTTTTTCAGTACCATCAACGGCGAGAAGATCGTACTGCGCTTGTTGAACCGCAAAACCGAATTGCTGGATATTCATGAAGTGGGGATGGCGCCGCTGATGTTGGAGCGGTTCCTGCTGGATTCGCTGGATGTCCCGACCGGCGTGATTATCATTACCGGGCCGACCGGTTCGGGCAAAACCACGACCCTATACAGTGCGGTCGACTATTTGAACGGTCCGGAAGTCAGTATCGTTTCGGCCGAAGACCCGGTGGAATACGTGATCGATGGCGTTGCCCAGTGCTCGATCAACCCGAAAATCAATTTGACCTACGAAGAAACCCTGCGCCATATCGTGCGCCAGGATCCGGATATCATCGTACTCGGCGAGATCCGCGACCGATTCTCGGCCGATACGGCAATTCAGGCCGCGCTGACCGGCCACAAGGTATTGACTACCTTCCATACCGAGGACAGTATCGGCGGCCTGTTGCGTCTGTTGAACATGGAGATCGAGGCGTTTCTGATCTCGTCGACCGTGGTCTCGGTGGTTGCCCAGCGTTTGTTGCGCCGAGTCTGTAAGCATTGCGCAGAACCGTTCCAGCCCGATCCGGCCCTGCTCCGACGGCTGAATTTGACGGCGGACGACGTGATCGGCGCCCATTTTCTGTTGGGCAAGGGCTGCGATAAATGCCGTTTTACCGGTTACTCCGGGCGGGTTTGCGTGTTCGAGTTGTTGTCGATGAATGAGTCGGTCAAGGATGCGATCTTACAACGCAAGACATCCTACGAAATCCGCCGCGTCAGTCTGGAGACCGCCGGTTTGGTGACTTTAGTCGAAGACGGGCTGGTCAAGGCCGCGGCCGGAATTACTTCACTGCAAGAAGTGATCCGCAACCTGCCGCGCTTCGGCAAGCCCCGTCCCCTTTACGAGCTGCGCCGTTTGCTGGGCAGTCGCTGA